In the Arachis hypogaea cultivar Tifrunner chromosome 20, arahy.Tifrunner.gnm2.J5K5, whole genome shotgun sequence genome, ATGTTTGTGACTATGATCTACACCCAAGTTGTGTAGAAAAGGTCAACAAAAACTAAAATTGGTGGAGAATGCAATCGAAGTAAGTTTGCAAACAGATATATGGATTGGTTACTTTTGTAGTGAAGGAGTTTCAGAAATTGTTAAAACCTGTCATCAAAATTAAGGTAAATGAGGTGAATTCTTGTAAGGGGAAagttaatagaattattttttagaAAGTTTAAGTGCAGAGTGTTTGTTATAAGaaatgtgtggtttaatttaaaaCCATTATCTTGAATGTGGGTGCCTCTGAATAGTAGTAATTTGATAAAACCTTAACCTTATACTGTTATACATATGAAAGAAGAAAATTTTGGATATTTTATAGGGAACATACATTTGTGTGGGTAAATAATTATTGTtgacatatatatttatttttctttatgctCAAGTTATcagtttatttacttttcattgcAAAGGGCTTATAATCTATGTACATTTAATGTAGAATTTTGTACTCTATTTTCCATCTTAACATGTGGCCTCACCTCTGTTGATATCAACATAAATAAGGTAAAAGAGGAGTAAATGCTCCCTCAAATTTCATGGCAAGTTAAATTGATCTCTAACCCATGCTGGTGTAGCGTATTAAATTCCATGtaggatggaacaaaatgatGCGTTTGTGATGGAACTTAACAATCCACATTTACAGGAATCACATGGTGTGAAGACAAAAAATGGTTTAAGAACTATACTACTAAGTGATGTATGTTAGTTAATTTGGGTGACCAATTTAATTTAATGAAAATTTGAGGAAGTaatttaacttataaaaatttaGAGAGTTAAATTTTGATGCATTGATAgcgtaaattattttttgttctatAGATAATTGTACACGTTGAttgttaaaagtaattatttttgttgatatgGTGATAAGTAATTAAAtgtatgtataaaattttttaaccgaataaattcatatttattttttaaaatcacttTCGATAATTATTTGTCACGTCATGTGCTTTCCCCACATGGCATGTCATTTGTGCTGATGATGTCAGATGGTACGGCACAGGTTTATCGGGAATGGATCTTATCAATTTCTTTATATATTCTTAACGTCTTTTGTTAGTCAACATGCCCCTAAGAAGGGCGTTTTTGGGCCGGCCACAGCTTTAGGCCCAACCTGAGAGCTGGACCATAATGTCCTTTATGGGTCGGTATGTCCTTAGAAAGGGCGTTCTTGAGCAGGCCACAACTTTAAGCTCAGTGTTGGAGCTAAACTGGAACGTGTgtatacacacacacatatatatatataacagtgAATTCAgtccaaaattatatatataaaattctgACTTTGTAGCATTTTAACTGTAtggtttttccttttctttcttccttttccccCCTATATTGTTGGAAAGAAGATAGCTGTGATAAATTTTGTATATAAGAAGTTACATTATACACGTCACAGTTTATAATGATTATTCTAATAAATACCTTTGATATCATTGAGCAATAGATTTTGATTGCCACAGAAGAAGTCAAAGACATGCCCGCAAAATCTGGTGAATATAAAATAGAACAATCTGTTGTGGCTGTTAACATTGATTCATGTTAAAAGCTCAAAAATAGTCAGAAGAAACAAACGCCAAAAATGGCCTATCTGCTGTTGTTTCAGGTTTGAACAGAAGAAACCAGAGACAAAGattcaaacaaacaaacaaacacatAGAAAACGCCCTTTTGCACCTCATAGCGGTTGAAAAGATGAGTCAGAATTGAGAGAAATAACAACAGCCTCTGAGAAATACACTCACACACTGTTTTATCCATTGAAGTGTGTACAACAAAGCAAAAACCACCCCAGAAAAAAGGGAAGATGAAATGGCATAAAAAGGATTAAACTTTTGATAACATCTTTACAAGGGAAGAGGAATAAAGGATTCTTGCCTTCTGGGGTGGGTTGGTTGGTTGCTGTAGTTTGATTCTTTGATGTTATCATATTGAATATCATCACAGAAGCTTTGAAGGATTTCAAAGAGAGAGTTGTTGGAACAAAGAGGAAGAGGGAGGAATGTGGTTGCCAAGGAGTCAACAAGAGAAGGATGGTGTAAATGGATTAGTAGCGGTTGCAATAGacaaagaaaaaggaagcagGAATGCACTCCAATGGGCCATTGATCATCTCCTCAACAAAGGTGCTACTGTGATTCTCATCCATGTCAAGATTAACTCTAATTCCGCGCCTTCTTTCACCCCAAGTGAGTACATCTTCTTTGTTAGTTGATGCATATGGAACATTGCTTTGATGATATGATATCACCAGTGTATCCTCACAGCATTTTTGTATTGAGTTTTTTTCTTTCTGGTCTTCGTTTTCACCTATGCCTTGTTCATTGATTGCAGGATCATTCACCGGATTCATCACCGGTAAAGAATCTATTGGCAGAGAACCTGATGCCCAAAACAAAAGCATTTTCCTCCCATATCGCGTCTTCTGCACACGGAAAGATGTAAGTGTATTTCTTTAAAGGAGGGGAAAAAAGCTGAAAAGATCAGAGATTCTAGCAAtggttttagtttaaaaattcttGACACAGTTTTAGAATCTCATGATTGTTGGATGAACCACAGATACAATGCAAGGACGTCCTAATAGAAGATGTAGACGTTGCCAAAGCGATAGTCGAATATGCCACTCAAGCAGGAATTGAGCATTTGGTTCTTGGATCTTCATCCAAAACCGGTTTGCTCAAGTATGTGTCTCCCTTTCTATGTCACATAATGATTTTGCAAATTGATAGTCTCATAATGGTTATGTATGAATATGCATTACTAAGAATATAGGCATAAGTATTTCACTTCCTAACAAATCTTTTTCACCCTCATCAGAAGATTCAAGGTATCCGATATCCCAGGATCAGTAACGAAAGGTGCACCAGATTTCTGTACAGTCTATGTTGTTTCCAAAGGGAAGATTCAATCGATGCGATCTGCTTCCCGTCCTGCTCCACCATCTGTTGTTCAGCTTAGTTCAGAACAAACAAACTTACAAGTGCAGATGCCTCCAGGTTGGAGAGGTATATTGATCCTTTCAAGAACCATTGATTTTGCATCTCTTTAAGTGTCATAATTCACTTCTTTCTAAGAAATGTACTTTTTTCTTTCAGAGCATGAAAGGTTCTCTTATGAGGGAACGCCACATAGATCGCAGGAGGGAACAACAGAATTCCGGTTAATGACATTATGCACTACTTAGCAACTGTCTTTGTTGTGCTATAACTAGTTCTTCACATACTTAACATACATGCTCTTGAATGCAGGTCTCCATTCACTAGGAAAGGATATCATGATAGGTACACGGAACATTCTGCACCGGATCTTGACATATCCTTTGTAAGTAATGGTAGGCCAAGCTCAGAACGGATGGTCCCCTCGTTTTATACTGCAGAAACAACAACGTCCTACTCCAACCCTCGGTTTTCATATTCCTCAGAACCAGATACAAACTATAGTTTTGAGTCAGTGCCTCAAAGGAGGTCTTTGGATGCTAGCCTTCCTGCTGAATTCCCATCTATCATCTCGTTCGAGAATGTTTCCCCTTCTACATCTGCAGCTGTGGTAAGGAAAAGATGACAATGTACATTAGTATcttatagttacttgttttatAAGGAAAAGTGATCAATGGTGGGAATAGTAGTTCTAAATATAACGTGACGTGGTTAATTGTTTGCTGCAATTATAGGATGATATAGAGGCTGAAATGAGAAGACTGAGGTTGGAGCTCAAGCAAACAATGGAAATGTACAACACAGCGTGTAAAGAAGCACTAACAGCACAACAGAAGGTATGAATCATTCATTTTCTTGTTTGTCTCTAGAAAGCTCACAACACGAGTATCTGATGCAAGTCTTGCTCATGACAGGCGGTAGAACTTCAGCGTTGGAAactggaagaagagaagaaattgGAAGAGGCAAGGCTTGCAGAGGAAGCCGCGTTGGCGATAGCAGAAAACGAGAAGGCAAGATCTAGAGCAGCCCTTGAGGCTGCTGAAGCACAAAAGAGGATAGCAGAGTTGGAAGCACAGAAGAGACTAAATGCagaaatgaaagcaattaaagaagcagaagagaagaaaaaagcaATTGATGCTTTATCACACTTAGATATTAGGTACAGGAAGTATTCGATTGAGGAGATCGAAGCTGCAACAGAGTTTTTCAAGGAGTCACTCAAGATTGGAGAAGGTGGTTATGGTCCAGTTTATAAGTGCTGTTTGGATCACACGCCGGTAGCAGTGAAAGTTCTACGTCCTGATGCTGCGCAAGGAAGAGCACAATTTCAAAGAGAGGTAAGCATAGAAGTTAAACACAACTGCATTCATGAAACACTTCAACTACAAATCAAAATAAAGGGATATGATGTTTGTTATTTATATAGGTTGAGATACTAAGCTGCATACGGCATCCAAACATGGTTCTTCTCTTAGGGGCCTGTCCGGAATATGGTTGCCTTGTGTACGAGTACTTGTCTCAGGGAAGCTTGGAAGATCGCCTCTTTCGTCGTGGCAACACTCCCTCACTTTCTTGGCAGATCAGGTTCAAAATTGCTGCTGAGATTGGCACTGGCTTGTTATTTCTTCACCAGACAAAGCCGGAGCCTTTAGTCCACAGGGACTTGAAACCGGCGAACATCTTACTCAACAGCAACTTTGGGGCCAAGATCAGTGATGTTGGTTTGGCTAGGCTAGTCCCTCCATCTGTGGCCGACAGCGTGACACAATATCACATGACATCTGCGGCCGGAACCTTCTGCTACATCGACCCTGAGTACCAGCAGACAGGAATGCTTGGGGTGAAATCAGACATATACTCCCTTGGAGTCATTTTTTTGCAGATTTTGACAGCAAGACCACCAATGGGTTTGGCGCATAGCGTCGAAAGATCCATTGAGAAGGGGACTTTTGAGCAGATGCTTGATCCAACGGTGCCTGACTGGCCAATAGAGGAGGCCATGAGCTTTGCAAAGTTGGCAATCCGGTGCGCCGAGCTACGAAGGAAAGACAGGCCTGACCTGGCCAAGGAAATCTTGCCAGAATTGAACAGGCTAAGAGACTTAGCTTATAAAGACAATCCATTTTTTGCGGTTGGTAACTCTCTCGACGCACCGTCGGAGGGCCAAGTTTCTCTGAATATGGTAAGTTTCTTCTTTCCTTCCATGTTTTTTTCTGTTCATgttggaaacttgcttcccaagGTATCAGATTATACCATGTTACTAACATTAAAATTGACTCACCTTTTTGCAGGATTCAGGTCCCTCTAGTTAACACATTAACTGGTGTTTGaacaagaaaattgaaaattCCTTCGTTGATTTGTACATTATTTAGGTGAATGTATGTAATAGCTTGATTCTTCATTTTTAAAATATGCATCAAAATGATTGGTGAAATGAGCAAACGTAAGAtttgatttatatattaaatcATATGATTCATGTACTAAAATATTTagctaaattttattaaaagatatttaattaaatttttgtaataaGTTATCTGTGCAAAAATCAATAGTACTCaccaccaaaaaagaaaaaaacaaataacaGGTCGATCTCCAATATATTATCAAATGATTTATTAAATCTTTTTAACAATTTAATATCTATGGAAAATATAATCAATAAGCACATTAGTGCCTACTAATTCACTAGTATTATTAATGCAAATTTTCTTACACATCCAATCAAATATTACAGTATAATTAAAAAATGCTAACTCTTACAATAAGTCAATGACTACTATAGTTAGGTAAAAAATCACGTATACTCTATTTCAATACGTTTgtagaatttaaaatattttagaatttcaaaatttttatgcatTTCTGATATAGaagcaatattaattattttccAACAATGTATTGATTGATGTCTTTGTTTATTTAGTGTAATTGTATCTATTTATACAATTTTATGTCCCCAAAATTAATCTATTATCGCAATCTATGTTTctctttatttgattattttgaaaCGAAAGAAAAACTTAACTGGTTATCAAGATCAGACCCAATCAAACTCGgaaaatatatttgaatttttgttcTAGCCAATATACATCAAATACTATCAAGTCCAATATACATTTCTAAGATTACATTCTCATATTACATGACAACTATCTACTCTCCTCTTATGTTACTGAAATGTACAACatagaaattaacaaaatatagaatacattagcTCTAAGGCAAATATACTTTTACCCCATCACATGCTTCCTATATAGAGTCCAGGAGATTAATGTGGTATGAGTGTATGACTATACATTCAGTTTGGCCACTTTAATTTATTCATTCTTTAGTGAATAAACTAAATTCAGTCGACCTTAGACTCTGACTTATATAGATATGAGCCTGTCATATTTATTGTAATATGTTAAGTTAGTCCAGTTTTATAATTTTCGTAATTGAGATTTAAACAGACAGAAAATCATACATCCATAAAACAACAGAGAGAGAAAATAGATAAACTACATGAGTGCCTCGGGGGGCTCAATTTTATACATCAACATAAAGTCACAAGTCATAGTGAATACATCTGACCCAATTACAGATTGTTCGGAAGTTAATACggaatatatttatatacatatattacaCATGACACTACAGGACTTGGCTCATGCACGAGTTCCTAATCTGGAACCAGGCTAGCTTATAAACAGTAAAGGTCCTACCACTCAGCAAATACTATCAAAAGAGAGGGGAAAATAACTAGCAAGATCATCACTAGGTGTCCTCAAAAGAAATCCCTGCATGCAGACATATCAGAGGGCCATTGGGCAACTGCCCCGGCTCTCCACCTCCTCCAGCCACACTCTCTTCAGATGAGCTAGAAGCTAAATCTGCTGCCATCTGATCCTCCCACGCTGGTATCTCCTCAGACGGATCCTCCTCCTCTGAAAAACTCATCAGAAAATCATGACTTCCATTTCAGATTAGGGACTCCTGTGTGGgccaaatcctgaggtgtcatgtataatatatatgtatataagtataTTATGTACTCCTGAACAGTATGTAATTCGGTCAGATGTGTTCACTATGACTTGTGATTTTTTGTTGATGTATAAAACTGAGCCCTCGAGGGCCGAGGCACCCATATATGATATCTACTTTCTCTTTATATGCTTTTGTATGGATGTATCAGTTTTTTTTGTCTGTTTAAATCTCAATTACAAAAATGATGAAACTGGACTAACTTATGATATTACCAACTGACTCATATCTATATAAGTAATACAGAGTCTAGAGTCCCATAAGTCAACTAAATGGTAGCGCCTAACGATTAGCATTGGTCATGATGTACTGAAAGTTAGGTCATTACACCTATTATGTGCTAATTGCTAAACTAAATAGACTCTGGATGAACATGCTGCCCAATATGaagccaggaatcatcatgctgCTGCTCTTCATCACTAGATTCATACTTGAGTAGTATTCCAAACAAAATCTTTCCCTGTTACATGTCAAAAATAGAACACTGATTCATAAGAGAATGGAAATGAGATCCAGCAACAAGACAGAAAGTTAAAAAACTTATAACAACCTCCTTTCAGATATTGCGAAATTCATTGTGACCCCCTTGTATTTGTCCAGTTTACATTAACCTCACCTGAATCTCTCTTGGTGTTATATTTTCAGGGGTGCTTGATATCAAATTTTGTATCAAGCTACCAAATGTAAGATTACTTAAATCTCAACGGAGATCAATGTATATTTTTAGAAATCGAAGAGAGTCAAGTTAAATTTCATCAAATCTCAAGATATGTTGTGCAAATCGCCCTAGAAAAAAAATAGTCTTGGCCAACCTTTACTCTCCTGTATGATGCCAAAGTTGCCAATGGTTCATTTGACTTTTGCACTTTTCCAGCATTTTGTGAAAAGTTGATCATCTGGCATCGATTGCATCCCCCTAGCGACTGAcggaaagaataaaaagaagagagaacaAAATGAATGGAACGAATGAAACACATAGGAAGACGGCAGACAAAAGTTAAAAAGGGCCATCTTTATATAATGGCACAAACTTGGCTATGTCAAATAATTTCAGAGTTTATCATCACTTACTCTGAAATACTTATTTCCAATTCTAATGGTTCTCCATCCATCTTCACCGTAAGGTCTGCCTCCGGATACGACAAGGTTTGGGCGAAACCTACTTGCATCGACTTGCATTGCCGTAACACATATGTCCTTCTGTACATCTGGTACCATGAACCATAGTTGGAAAACACAGTGATcaacaaagggtaaaattgaaaaGTGAAGTCGATTTTCTTGAATATCACTAGccttctttttttgtttcttaatCACTTTGCAATCTTATGAATGGATCCAATAACCAGTTAATGAAAATGCAATCCATTACATTTTGTTCGAGTTCTACAAGTTTTGTCCACAAGCTAGTCAAATTCTTAGATTGCATTCTAAATCAAATGGAAGCAATAGCATAGTaggaaacaaaaaaatgaaaaggacTTGCATGTCATACTATAATATAATAAGGTACAAAAGCACACCTGAACATAGTCGTCTATTTAGGTCAGACACACTTTCCTCAGATACAAGTAAGAACTGTGCTTCATTGGGAAAATTTAGCGTGCTCTTAGTATCTCTACAGGTTGCTACACCTTTCGTCTTGTTCAACATAAAATCATGCTCGGTACTAGAATACCGAAACAAAGTGCAGGGTTTACCAATGGCTTCGCTAAACCATACATTGGTTTCTTTGCTGTAATTATATACCTTGTACCTATGCAATCAAAACCACAAACTAAAAAATGTAACAATAAGACAATTTAATACCATCTTAAAAGCTATCATATAAAACATCAGCTAGAACAATAAACTACAAACTTCATGTTATACTAACATGCTCAGAGATTTAACTAATCTGCACCATggaaatactaaattaaagaaatCACCCAAAATAATACATGAGAATACTTTTATAGCTATGACTACAATGTAACAATGCAAAAGTAGACATTTAATTTCTCAGATGTCCCCATATAAATATTTGTAGCTTCATCTTGTAAACTTGGTgttttctataataataatatgctATATAATACTAGAATATTGGTTCGAAAATGGTGTGACAAACGCAATTGGAAATTCTGAAtactatatctttttcatttctttttattttttggtgaaAGTCCACATAAGCAAAGCTATATGAATGATATAGTTGCAAGATTGTACTTAGATAAGAATATAAATCATGTGCATAATTCCATATACCTTTGACCATATAGTTCAAGTTCTTCCATAGCACCATGATTAACCCCTGACTCAAGCTTGATCTGCAATCTTTCTTTGCAATGTGGAGACTCTACAAATAGTAttccctgactgaggtcaataaAGGTGCTGATAAAGCACATTTCAGGAACCTAAAAATCAAGATGGAAAATGTCAAAACTTTACAATCTTTAGTATTATAACttgaaatattaataaataaaattataattaacttgAAGTGATACAAGAAGCCTAAAACAGGCCAAAGATATTTATCATATTTGAGTCTAATAGGAGGTAAGTTGGTTTGAATCAGCTATACATCTCTTTTGCGTTCCTCTATGGCTAACTTTTCATGGAATGCATTGTTTGGTATATTTGGTGAGGTTTAGGTGTGTCCTTAAAATTTGGATCAGTTCTTGTTGACCAGGTTTGTTGCCTCCGGGAGCAGGAAAACCAAACCTTTGTGGTTAGCATGCCGTCTATGCCATTATTTGGTGCTTTGGTTTGGAGCTTAACTCTCACATCTTTCATGGCAGGAAGTTGGCCTTTTAGAGGGTCATCCAATGAGTTCATTTTGTatttagtagtagtagtagtagtagtagtagtaacacTGAGAGTCTAGATCTCAGCTCACAgttgaagagaaaagagaagacaaCTAGCAACAAGCAAAGAGAAACAGGGGCACAGGGCACTATAGCAGCCCCATTCTCCTTCCCAAATCCAACCTGCCAGCAAACACACGCACTATGCACATACCCACATGCCAGCATGGCATTCCCTTACTCTCGATTTCTGCACTAGTTAGGCCAGGAGGACCCACTAAATTCTCCCACTCCCTGATTCTGCTTAGTTACAAAACTGTCGCTGAACTTCTTGCGCCCTATATACTGCAGCCCTTCGGGGAATTTATCCTTAAAGCTAACAGTAACTTGGTAGTTTCTTAACTGTGTAATCATAAGCGATATGTTCCATTATCACATGATCATTCAACTTTAGTGTTACTAAAGTATGTCACCAACAGAGAGTGACAATGTTATATCCAGGTGAAATGTAAAGTGTGCTAGTCTAATTCCAAAACATGAAATATCAGGTCTAATTAAGACAAACCACAATGGAAATTGATGCAACATTTCTATTTTCTACTTTTTGTCTATAGATGCATAGTAAATTACCTTTTTTTGTGTAAGAATTTCACCACTTAGACTCATAAGAATCCATTCGCGATCATGTTTTAGTCCTGCTCAAGATTCACAGAAGAACGTCCCATTAAAGGATTAAGATTATAAAGAAAAGGATAACTCCTgcattcaatttaaaaattgaaatataaagAAACAAGTAAAAGTTGGACAAAAATGGTTATGCATTTGGTTCATGTTGTACTAATTCTTCTAATTAAAAATTGAGTTTGGGTATAATGTAGATTAAGTTGGTGCATTATATGCGCTTCCAAACTCTTACATGAGAGGTTATGTAAGTTTTAAAGCCATCAGAAGAGCATCATAGATTAAACAGTTACTATTTTAGGAAATAACCTCGTTATCTTCAGGTACTTTTAGAATATATATGTTAATttagtaagtaatttggagttattattgattttgttgtaCTCTCAATCGTAAATTATTTAGTCAGGGCTGTTAGGTTATTGGTCTTATTGTTGGTAGGGTTTATGACTGTCTTCGTGCTCTTCTAAATTAAAGAGGTTTTTAATATAAGCAGGACAGCATGACATGAAATAAACTAGCTAAGAAAAACTTGTCTCATACTAGTGGTATCCATATCTATTCTCACTCTCCCTTTCTTATTATAGAACTTGAAAATAATTATAGTAGCTCCCTATTGAAAGGGCtaaaaaaaacaataagaaaGTAAATAATTAGGGTTAAGAACGATTTTGGTCCCTATGGTTTTGGCCGAAAATCAAAATTGTCCCCAAGGTTTTTTTCCAttcaaaatcgtccctaagggtGTTTTACATTCAAAATCGTTCttcggacaaaaatacccttatgTTTGTTGCTCTCTCTCCTTATCAAACTCTTCTGCAGAaagctttcttcttctctctccacATCCTCTCTTACCCTCCATATTCGCCAGATCTCCCTCCTCTTCCCACATCCCACGACCGCCCTCACACttgttctctctctttctctctctcactctccctctctctctctctctctttctccatcaCGCTCCTTTATGCCACTGCTGCCCTGCCCAACCCCGATCGCCGCACCTGCACCTCCTCCTCCTTCCAACCAACGATGAATTTGGCACCAAGAATTTGGCCATAAATGTTCGTGGAGAGACTAAAGCCATCCATCCTTGGAGGTGAGAGTGAGCTTGATGTCACTGGAAACGGCGTCGTTGAACTGGTTGCCAGGGCTGCGGGAACATGGGGTTTAGGTGGTTGGATCTGACTCTAAGAGTGAGGGCAGTGGTGGCTCGCGGTGTCGGGCTCGCTGGCCATCATCTCGAAGAGTGTAGGGCTGGGTCGAGAAGAACAtgtcgatgatgatgatgaagtggTGATTGAGAACATGTCCGAGAGTGAGGGTGGTGGTGGCTCGCGGTGTCGGGAACATgtcgatgatgatgatgttgtggTGATTGAGAAGAAcagcttctctctctttctctgttcttttcctttttctttttaattttataattattttcttaggggtaatttggtccagaaatttaagatttagataaaaaagattattttaaaacaaaattcaacgttagggacgattttgaatgtaaaaaacattaaggacgattttaattttCGGCCAAAACCTtagagaccaaaatcatacttaacccaaaTAATTACCATTTTTGCTAAGAGGCCAGCTTCTTGAACAGAACCCTCCACAAGATTTTATGGGGTATATTGTAATTGACTTAAGATGACAACCTGTATCCGGGGAACCCTTCTCAATGCCTGCAGGTGACAGTAAATCCGtaaaaaaatatatgttggaAATATGATAGAATTTATCTTGGAAGTGGGGGCAGACCTTCCAATTGATTCCCATGGCAAATGTCATTTTGAGATGACACGAAGGAACTTGCTACAAAATCAATAAATTTCTGAAATCCACAAAACAAAGGGAAAACTATATTAAAACCGAAAAGAAGTGAGATTTAGATTTGTTAAGTCAACAAAATCTTGACATCTCAGTGTTACACGAAGCATAAAACCAAACAGAACTAGAAATTGGCAACAATTGTAGTGAGCCTAGCAACAAAAAACTAGTGAGCATTGGCAATTACagaaattaccaaaaaaaaagggggaaaaaaatcaaaaccccaaggatacaatcaagaaTGGTGTTGAGCCCTCGCAACCTGGTCCTTATATAACAGATGCTCCTTTGAAACACCTTAGCTGAGCTCCAAAGCAAAGAGAAGCAAGAAACATATTCTATATCACAACAAACACCCACCTAAATGCGCTATGGAATTTTGTACACAGTTCTACAGGATTTCGACctattttcttcttgcatatCCTCTAAGAGTTATTATCAGAAACGCTTCT is a window encoding:
- the LOC112786792 gene encoding U-box domain-containing protein 35-like, which encodes MWLPRSQQEKDGVNGLVAVAIDKEKGSRNALQWAIDHLLNKGATVILIHVKINSNSAPSFTPRSFTGFITGKESIGREPDAQNKSIFLPYRVFCTRKDIQCKDVLIEDVDVAKAIVEYATQAGIEHLVLGSSSKTGLLKRFKVSDIPGSVTKGAPDFCTVYVVSKGKIQSMRSASRPAPPSVVQLSSEQTNLQVQMPPGWREHERFSYEGTPHRSQEGTTEFRSPFTRKGYHDRYTEHSAPDLDISFVSNGRPSSERMVPSFYTAETTTSYSNPRFSYSSEPDTNYSFESVPQRRSLDASLPAEFPSIISFENVSPSTSAAVDDIEAEMRRLRLELKQTMEMYNTACKEALTAQQKAVELQRWKLEEEKKLEEARLAEEAALAIAENEKARSRAALEAAEAQKRIAELEAQKRLNAEMKAIKEAEEKKKAIDALSHLDIRYRKYSIEEIEAATEFFKESLKIGEGGYGPVYKCCLDHTPVAVKVLRPDAAQGRAQFQREVEILSCIRHPNMVLLLGACPEYGCLVYEYLSQGSLEDRLFRRGNTPSLSWQIRFKIAAEIGTGLLFLHQTKPEPLVHRDLKPANILLNSNFGAKISDVGLARLVPPSVADSVTQYHMTSAAGTFCYIDPEYQQTGMLGVKSDIYSLGVIFLQILTARPPMGLAHSVERSIEKGTFEQMLDPTVPDWPIEEAMSFAKLAIRCAELRRKDRPDLAKEILPELNRLRDLAYKDNPFFAVGNSLDAPSEGQVSLNMDSGPSS